GGTCCTTGGCCTGGCCCGGGGGCACGGACATCCGCCGAGCACGATCATCGCGTACTTCATGGCCGCCGAGCTCCGCGGCGACCGCGGAGAGCACGATGCCGCCGCCCAGAGGGCGGAGGTGGTGGCGGAGCTCTCGTCGGTCCACGGCCAGATGTCGTATCTGGACCGGGCATCGACGCTCCTGGGGGCGCTGCGAGTGGAACCCGGGCCAGGCGACGATCTGCCGGCCCGGCTCGCGCACGCCCTGACAGCGGCTCGGAGGGGAGGGTGGAACTGGAGGGACCTGTGGGCGCTCGCCCGCCTCATGGTCCTGTGCGGCCGGGCCGGTCACGTCGACCAGGCGCTGGCCGCGCTCGCCGAGATTGCCGCCGGGCTCCAGCCCCCCAACCTCTACGAGGGCGAGCTTTATCGCCTGAGAGGGCAGCTGCTTGAGCGCCAGACCGGCGCCGATCCCACCGAGGCTGAGGCCGCCTTCCGCCGAGCTGCGGAGATCGCGCGCGCCCGCGGGCACAAGTCGTTCGAGCTTCGCGCGGCCACCGACCTCGCGCGCCTGCTCGGCCGGCAGCAGCGTCGCGATGAGGCACGCAGGGAACTCAGCGAGATCTACACTTGGTTTACAGAGGGCTTCGACACGGCCGACCTGAAGGAGGCGAAGAGCCTCCTCGATGAACTGGCGTGAGGCAGACACGATGAGGAAGCCTTGGCGCTGTCTTGGCCCCGGCCTCCGTGAACCGCTTCCGGTTCCTTCCTGAGCAAGTGGCAAGCGTACTCACAGCTCCGGTGGCCAGACGTCGACTTGAGGAGTTGCACTGCCTGTGGCCAACCTTGGACATCGCTGGGCCGCCCCGGAAGTGTCGTTGCGGCGAGGGCTTCGTTGCACTCGAAGATTCGTTGACCAGTTCCGGTGCAACATGAGCCAACGCGCCGATAGCCATCGACACGAGATATCAGCAGATACGAAGCCGTCTAGCTCTCTCCGTCTTGGTCCCGCGATTGCTGCGCGCCTTACCGTGACGGACGCCGCGACCTGCGCCGACGAGAGCGGGAGCCGCTGCAGGCGTTCTGCGGTCCGGGCGTACTGGGTAGGTTTGTCGGTGACCGACACAGATCTTGTTGCTATTTTGCTTAAGGCCCTCCCGGGGAAGGCCTTCTGCCCACCCTGCCTCGCAATCATGATGGGCGAGCCGATTGACGCAATTCGCGCCCTCACCAAACGCTTGCGCACCGAGGACGGGTTCACCAGAAAGGTTGCGGGCTGCTCAGGTTGTGATCAGCAGCGCGCAGTATTCGGGCACTCGCTAAGGCGATGAGAACTGGCGATCGGGTACGTGGCCAGATAACACCCATGCTGCTACGGTCGACGCCAGTCAGCGGCGCGCTGGGAGACTCACCCACCGGTCAGTAGGCCAGCCATGTTTGGTCGCGGCGGGCATGAGCTCGTCATCGTATCGTTGCCCTCGGGAGCTACTTCCTGCCAATGATGATCGCCATGGCGCGGGACCATCCGAGCCACAGCGCGATCGCGGCGCTGAACCTGCAGGGCGGCTGGACCCTGACGGGGACCTGACCGAGCGACGATGGCCGAGCAGCCACCCCTTATTCTGATCATTGACGACAATGCCGATCACAGCGAGATCTATGCCCTGTACCTGCGTTCGGTCGGCTTCCGGGTCGTCGCCGCCGCCGATGGGACGAGCGGCGTCGGACAAGCGCGCGCCCTGCGCCCCGACGTCATCCTCTTGGATCTCTACATGCCAGGTCTCAACGGATGGCAAGCGTGCCGCTGGTTAAAGGCGAGTGTCGAGACGGCAACCATCCCGGTCATCGCCCTTACGGGGCACTCGGTGGAGCAGGCTGGGCTGGAAGCAATGAAAGCCGGGTGTGACCGGTTCGTCGCCAAGGGATCAGACCCGGACCGCGTCGTCCAGGTAATCCGTGAGGTGCTGAGCGAGCAGATTGGCGGTTGACGTCGGACCGTCTCGCGAATACAAGCGGACCTTGAGAACCATTGACCTTTGTATGAATGTGGCGGTATCGTTGCGGTGGAGTTTGGTGTGCCAGGCGCGATCCGCGCAGAGATCGTTGGGTTCCTGCGGAGCCACCCCGGCGCAATTTGCTCGCCGTGCATCGCCACCGCCCTCACCATCCCGCTTCGTCAGGTCGCTCTCACAACGCTTGGCTTGGGTAACGGCGGGGGGTTTTTAATGGAGGCTGATAAGCCCTGTTCGAGGTGTCGTAGCCCGAGGCGCGTCATACGGGCTCGGCCTGAAGCGCTTCCATCGTCTGCTCCAGGTGGTTTTCGAGATGTCTGAACAGTTCGTTGCCTTCTGCGCGCGCTGCAATGAGGGGACAGCGCTCCCGCGATACTGAGCGCTGCCCCTCTGCGCTGACATCTCTAGGCGGCTCTATGCCGCGCGGGCAGACCGTCTCGACACCTCTTGCGCGGTATGCAAGGTTTCCTTTTCCTCCCGCGAACGCAGCGCCAGCGAACCGAGAGTCACCATCCCTACCAACTGGTCGTTATAGTCGACGACGGGAAGCCGGCCCACCTGGCACTCGGCCATGACCTCCATCGCCTCCTCGAGCTGAGTGTCCGGGCGGGCACAGATCGGCTCCGTTGACGCGAACTCGCCGACCTCCGTCATTGTGGGGTCGGCCCCCTCAGCGAGGGCGCGTACAACGAGGTCACGATCTGTAATCACACCGGCCAGCTTGGTGTTAACGACAATCGGCAGGATGCCGACATTGTGATCACGCATCAGTTTTGCTGCCTCGGCGAGCGTCGCGGACGGATCGACGGCCACAATGTCACTCACCATGAGATCTTTCACCTTTATCGACCGCAGCACCGGCCCTCGCTCCCTCACGAACCAGGCGGTCGCCAGCCCAGCAAGCGCCGGGATAGCAACAGCGACGAGCGGCCACATCCGTGTTGCGCCGTCGTGTGGTGCCCTCCATTTCGCGGTGACCGGCGTTGGCAACCACCGCTGCGCGATGGCTCCATAGACTGTTCTAGCCATACTGACCTCCTCATCGCAGCGTAGACTTACGCGCGGATGCAATACGGGGGCCGGCCAGGACGTCTGGGCCACGATGCTGCCGGGCTGTGCCTCCGCCAGGACCATCGTGCCGAGCACAACCGCGATCAGTGAGTTCTGGCGCCCCGCATGGGTCGCCTCCTCAGTGCGAATGACCGGCCATGGCCTCGCCCTTCGCCATCGCCAGGTGGTGGGGCTGGTGGTGCGCCCCCTGGGTCATCAGGCCCGCGAAGCCGAGCCCCCGAAGGCGCGCGACGAGCTTCGCGTCATCCGGCCTCTTGGCGGTCACCGTCAAGCGGATTCCGTTCGGAATGGACTCTGTCCTGGCCGCCCACGCCGGCATCCGGTCGAGCTCGACCCCGTGCGGCACGACCATGGCCCGAATTGCCTGCTCCGTGCGGCCGGTGCCGGTGACCTCCATGGCCAGGCCACCGGGGACGGGCGTTTGCCGGACCGCGGACCGCAGCACGACCTCGTTCATGTCGATGAGATGCTGACGGAGGCGCTCGATGTCGACCTTGTCCCATTCGGTGGCGGGATCGGCTTCGAGGATCCGGACGATCTCGGCGATGGCGCCAAAGGCGTCCTGACCTGCCATCGTGGGCCCACTATCGTCCATTCTGTGCATCAGCCGCATGTGCTGTGCGTGCATGTCCGCCCCGTGCGACGGCATCGACCCGTGGTCACGAGGCTGGCCGAGCCGGGAGGCGGGCGGATGCTGGGCGAAGACGGTGTGCGTGAGCACCGCCCCGCCCAGGGCGATGCCGAGCGTGATGGCCAGACCTGCTCTCCACATGATTCCCTCCTGTCGGAACGATCACCCGCCAGTATGGAGAGCCAGGCGGAGCCAATCTATGACTTAGGTCACACCACCTCAGCCCCGCCCCGGAGCCTCATCACCTCGGGCGAGCGCGGCGAGACGCGCGGGATCGCGGATGGTGACACGCGATCGGTCGCGCGCAATGACCCCACTCTCCTCGAGCTGGGAGAAGGCGCGGGCGACCAGCTCGCGGACCGTGCCGAGCCGCGCCGCGAGCTGCGCGTGCGTGAGCGTGAGCTCGATACGGGCACCAGGCGTGATGGGCCCGGCGATAGCCGTGCCCAGGTACCGGGCGAGCCGCTCTGTCACCGGACGAAAGGCCAGGTCGCTGACGATGCCCGCGAAGTGACGGATCCTGCGGGCCATCGTCTTCAACATGGCCAGCGCCACCGCCGGCTGCCGGTGACAGAGGCGGACGACCTCAGCGCGCGGGATGAAGAGCACGCGCGAGGGCGCCGCGGCCACCGCCGAGGCGATGTAACCACCCCCGTCGAAGAGCGGCCCCTCGCCGAGCGTGGCGCCCGGTCCTTCCGTGTGAAAGATCTGCTCGCGGCCCCTCAGGGAGATCTGCCGGATCTCGACACGCCCTTCCGCGACGACAAGGAGGCCCCGGCACGGCTCTCCCTCTTCAAAGAGAGCATCTCCGGAGCCCAGATCCCTCGTCGTACACTGTGCGGCCAGATGACGCAGCTCGGAGGCCGGCAGGGCAACGAAATATGGCACCCGCCGAAGGACTTCCGCGCTCGCCCCACGGGGTTCCGCTCCCGCCCTGCCCTTCCGAGCGATTCGCCGCTTGCGCACGGATCAGAGGCGAACGATTCCTCGCCGCGTGGCGTGGTGGAGCAGCAATCCCGCCAGATAGGCCACCCCCATGTTCCACAAGGCCACGCCTGCGGTGACGACCAGCACCGTGCGCTCGCTACGCGAGAACATCTCGTCGTTGATGCCGACGGCCAGCTCGATGCCGCCGAAGAACAGGATGACTCCGAGCACCGGCAGGGGGAACAGCCGGAGTACCGTGGAGACCGAGTCGGCGAAGAACAGCGCCCCCGCGAGCAGTAACACACCCAGGATCACCAGCGCGCCTCCCGTGCGAGCGCCGAACCTGATATGCCCCGCCATGCCGCCCGCGCCCCGGCACATCGGCACCCCGCCCAGCGGCGCCGCCACCAAATTCATCAGGCCATGATCGAGCGCGAGCAGACGGACGCTGATCGGCCGGTGCGGGAACAGCGCGTTGTGTTCCTCGGCGGTAGCGATGACGGCGTTGCCCAGGGTCAAAGCAGCTTGAGGGACAGCCAGTACGAAGGCGCCGGTGAAAATCTCCCGCCACGACATCAACGGCACCTGGAAACTGGGCAGCCGAAAGCCGGGAGCGAGGCTGCCCAGGTCGCGGATGAGCGTCGGATCGAGGCTCAGGGCAGCCGCAGCACCGTAGGCCAGCAGGATGAGCATGGCCGGGATGCGCGGCTGGCCGAGAAGGAGGAACGTCAGGAGCACCGCCGGGACCGCCACCAGCGGTCCCTGGTACATGAAGCTGACGCCTTCCAGGATGAAGCTAAGCCCTAGCCCGAGCACGATCCCTCGCACGACCGGACGGCTGGTCACCGCCGCCAGCCAGGACACGGCGCCGCTCAGGCCCATGCCCAGCCAGAAGAGGCCGGTGACGACGGCGGACGCAAAGATGGCGCCTGGCGTGACCAGCTGGGGTTGCGTGACGGCGACGGTGGCGATGGCCTTCATGGGCTGAACCGACATCGGCGTGCGGAAGTAGAGGCCCGTTGCCATCGCCAACAACCCGAATCCCAGGAGTACGCCCTGGGGGTCGAGTCGACTAATGGTGATGTAACCCACGACGAAGGGGACGAGGGTTCCAAGATCCCCGAAAGCCCCGGCGAATTCCGACCGGTTGAAATCGTTGCCGACGAGTCTCATGAGGCCCCGCCATTATGCTATGAGAGACATAATAGGCTCAAGGTAGGCTCAAGCGGCTAGCTGGACATCAGCTCGCCTACCTCGGGTGGCGGCTCGGCGGCTGGCCGGGCTCGGCACTCGCTACGAGCGCCAGCCAGGCGAGGGACGAGACGAGACCCACCAGGCAGCACCACGACGCCGTGCGCAAGATCCTGGCGTCGGACCGCTCCAGCAGGTCGCGGTCGGGGCCGGCCTG
This genomic stretch from Candidatus Methylomirabilota bacterium harbors:
- a CDS encoding response regulator, with the translated sequence MAEQPPLILIIDDNADHSEIYALYLRSVGFRVVAAADGTSGVGQARALRPDVILLDLYMPGLNGWQACRWLKASVETATIPVIALTGHSVEQAGLEAMKAGCDRFVAKGSDPDRVVQVIREVLSEQIGG
- a CDS encoding CBS domain-containing protein, producing MARTVYGAIAQRWLPTPVTAKWRAPHDGATRMWPLVAVAIPALAGLATAWFVRERGPVLRSIKVKDLMVSDIVAVDPSATLAEAAKLMRDHNVGILPIVVNTKLAGVITDRDLVVRALAEGADPTMTEVGEFASTEPICARPDTQLEEAMEVMAECQVGRLPVVDYNDQLVGMVTLGSLALRSREEKETLHTAQEVSRRSARAA
- a CDS encoding Crp/Fnr family transcriptional regulator: MPYFVALPASELRHLAAQCTTRDLGSGDALFEEGEPCRGLLVVAEGRVEIRQISLRGREQIFHTEGPGATLGEGPLFDGGGYIASAVAAAPSRVLFIPRAEVVRLCHRQPAVALAMLKTMARRIRHFAGIVSDLAFRPVTERLARYLGTAIAGPITPGARIELTLTHAQLAARLGTVRELVARAFSQLEESGVIARDRSRVTIRDPARLAALARGDEAPGRG
- a CDS encoding putative sulfate/molybdate transporter, with amino-acid sequence MRLVGNDFNRSEFAGAFGDLGTLVPFVVGYITISRLDPQGVLLGFGLLAMATGLYFRTPMSVQPMKAIATVAVTQPQLVTPGAIFASAVVTGLFWLGMGLSGAVSWLAAVTSRPVVRGIVLGLGLSFILEGVSFMYQGPLVAVPAVLLTFLLLGQPRIPAMLILLAYGAAAALSLDPTLIRDLGSLAPGFRLPSFQVPLMSWREIFTGAFVLAVPQAALTLGNAVIATAEEHNALFPHRPISVRLLALDHGLMNLVAAPLGGVPMCRGAGGMAGHIRFGARTGGALVILGVLLLAGALFFADSVSTVLRLFPLPVLGVILFFGGIELAVGINDEMFSRSERTVLVVTAGVALWNMGVAYLAGLLLHHATRRGIVRL